Proteins encoded by one window of Blautia luti:
- a CDS encoding phosphoglycerate kinase, translating to MLNKKSVDDINVKGKKVLVRCDFNVPLQDGKITDENRLVAALPTIKKLIADGGKVILCSHLGKPKGEPKPELSLAPVAKRLSELLGQEVKFAADPEVVGPNAKAAVAEMKDGDVILLENTRYRAEETKNGDEFSKELASLCDVFVNDAFGTAHRAHCSNVGVTKYVDTAVVGYLMQKEIDFLGNAVNNPERPFVAILGGAKVSSKISVINNLLDKVDTLIIGGGMSYTFSKAMGGHIGKSLCEDDYLQYALDMMKKAEEKGVKLLLPVDNRIGDDFSNDCNIQVVKRGEIPDGWEGMDIGPETEKLFADAVKDAKTVVWNGPMGCFEMPNFAHGTEAVAKALADTDATTIIGGGDSAAAVNILGYGDKMTHISTGGGASLEFLEGKELPGVAAANDK from the coding sequence ATGCTGAATAAAAAATCTGTTGATGATATCAACGTAAAGGGTAAAAAAGTTCTTGTAAGATGTGACTTCAATGTTCCGCTTCAGGATGGAAAAATTACAGATGAGAACCGTCTGGTTGCAGCTCTTCCTACAATTAAGAAGCTGATCGCTGATGGTGGAAAAGTTATTCTTTGTTCTCATCTTGGAAAACCGAAGGGAGAACCGAAACCGGAATTATCTCTTGCGCCGGTTGCCAAACGTCTTTCCGAGTTATTAGGACAGGAAGTTAAATTTGCAGCAGATCCTGAAGTAGTAGGACCAAATGCAAAAGCAGCAGTAGCTGAGATGAAAGACGGAGATGTTATCTTACTTGAGAACACACGTTATCGTGCAGAAGAGACAAAGAACGGAGACGAATTCAGCAAAGAACTTGCTTCTCTTTGCGATGTATTCGTAAATGACGCATTTGGTACAGCACACAGAGCACATTGCTCTAACGTTGGCGTAACTAAATATGTTGATACAGCAGTTGTTGGTTACTTAATGCAGAAGGAAATCGATTTCCTTGGAAATGCAGTTAACAATCCTGAAAGACCATTTGTTGCAATCCTTGGCGGAGCTAAGGTTTCCAGTAAGATTTCTGTAATCAATAACCTTCTTGATAAAGTAGATACTCTTATCATTGGTGGTGGTATGTCTTACACATTCTCCAAAGCTATGGGTGGACATATCGGTAAATCTCTTTGCGAAGATGATTATCTTCAGTATGCATTAGACATGATGAAGAAAGCTGAAGAAAAAGGCGTGAAACTTCTTCTTCCTGTAGATAACAGAATCGGTGATGACTTCTCTAACGATTGCAACATTCAGGTTGTGAAACGTGGTGAGATCCCGGATGGCTGGGAAGGAATGGATATCGGACCGGAAACAGAGAAACTTTTCGCTGACGCTGTAAAAGATGCTAAGACAGTTGTATGGAATGGACCGATGGGCTGCTTCGAAATGCCGAATTTCGCTCATGGTACAGAAGCTGTTGCCAAAGCACTTGCTGACACAGATGCTACAACAATCATCGGTGGTGGTGATTCTGCAGCAGCAGTTAACATCCTTGGCTATGGCGACAAGATGACACACATCTCCACAGGTGGCGGTGCATCTCTTGAATTCCTGGAGGGAAAAGAACTCCCGGGCGTTGCAGCAGCAAACGATAAGTAA
- a CDS encoding chromate transporter, whose protein sequence is MKKLMTIFLAFLKIGAFTFGGGYAMIALLENELIEKKKWIEHDEFLNMVAVAESTPGPIAINSATYIGYHLAGFSGATVATLAVCIPSFLIIYCISLFLERFLSLTYVACAFKGIQVCVIYLILSTGIQMLKTLEKNWMNVCILCAVMAAMLICSVTAVSFSSVFYVLICGAAGVFIYFLQKVRKETIDK, encoded by the coding sequence ATGAAAAAACTTATGACAATATTTCTGGCATTTTTGAAGATTGGTGCATTTACGTTCGGTGGAGGATATGCAATGATTGCTTTGCTTGAAAATGAGCTGATTGAAAAGAAAAAATGGATTGAACATGACGAATTTCTGAATATGGTTGCTGTCGCGGAGTCCACGCCCGGACCAATTGCGATCAACAGTGCAACTTATATTGGATATCACCTTGCCGGTTTTTCCGGTGCAACAGTGGCAACTCTTGCAGTATGTATCCCGTCTTTTCTGATCATTTACTGCATTTCACTTTTCCTTGAACGCTTCCTGAGCCTTACCTATGTTGCCTGTGCATTTAAGGGAATCCAGGTCTGTGTGATTTATCTGATCCTGTCAACGGGTATCCAAATGTTAAAGACTTTGGAGAAAAATTGGATGAATGTCTGTATTCTGTGTGCTGTAATGGCAGCTATGCTGATCTGTTCCGTCACTGCTGTTTCTTTTTCTTCTGTTTTTTATGTCCTGATCTGTGGTGCAGCTGGCGTTTTTATTTATTTTCTGCAAAAGGTAAGAAAGGAAACTATAGATAAATGA
- a CDS encoding helix-turn-helix domain-containing protein, which produces MICYDKLWITMEKRGISQYDLYMNYGIHRSLLDRLRHNKNIETFTLNKLCTILNCDLCDIAEYIPDETDTDQNL; this is translated from the coding sequence ATGATATGTTATGATAAATTATGGATAACAATGGAAAAACGCGGCATTTCTCAGTATGATCTTTATATGAATTACGGTATCCACCGTTCTTTACTGGATCGCCTGCGCCACAATAAAAATATTGAGACCTTTACTCTTAACAAACTCTGTACGATTCTGAACTGTGATCTGTGTGATATTGCAGAATACATTCCGGATGAAACGGATACAGACCAGAATCTCTGA
- a CDS encoding Ldh family oxidoreductase, giving the protein MGYVKWSYETLNHFCGDVFKAFGFTEEESNQIKDVLLTADLYGIESHGMQRMVRYHKGIEKGTIHPQAKPEVVFETPISAVIDGHNGMGQLISVYAMKKAIEKAKKTGVGIVTVRESNHFGIAGYYAKMACAEGLLGMACTNSEAIMVPTFGKKAMLGSNPIAVAMPADPYPFFFDCSTTVVTRGKLEMYNKMEKPLPDGWALDKDGHASTDAPDVLANIVAKKGGGIMPLGGNEEVTGSHKGYGYGMLCELFSSILSMGVTSDHCCTFPDKTGICHGFMAIDPAAFGDPQAIRRHFSEYLEALRESPKAEGKERIYTHGEKEVLAEKERRKHGLPVNDNTMVELANLCGYLKLDFDKYFDGYELPKDSKFFTGNY; this is encoded by the coding sequence ATGGGATATGTGAAATGGTCATATGAGACACTGAATCATTTTTGCGGAGACGTATTCAAGGCGTTTGGATTTACAGAGGAAGAAAGCAATCAGATCAAGGATGTGCTTCTTACGGCTGACCTTTATGGAATAGAAAGTCATGGTATGCAGAGAATGGTGCGTTATCATAAGGGAATCGAAAAGGGAACGATCCATCCGCAGGCAAAGCCTGAAGTTGTATTTGAAACACCGATATCTGCAGTGATTGATGGTCATAATGGAATGGGACAGCTTATTTCCGTTTACGCAATGAAAAAAGCCATCGAAAAAGCCAAAAAAACCGGAGTTGGAATTGTAACCGTCCGTGAGTCCAATCATTTCGGTATTGCCGGATATTATGCAAAGATGGCGTGCGCTGAAGGACTTCTGGGAATGGCTTGCACCAATTCAGAGGCTATTATGGTCCCTACGTTTGGCAAAAAAGCCATGCTTGGATCAAACCCAATCGCAGTAGCTATGCCGGCAGACCCGTATCCGTTTTTCTTTGACTGTTCTACCACAGTAGTTACAAGAGGAAAACTAGAAATGTACAACAAAATGGAGAAACCGCTTCCTGATGGATGGGCGTTGGACAAAGATGGTCATGCAAGCACAGATGCACCGGATGTCCTTGCCAATATTGTTGCAAAGAAGGGGGGCGGAATCATGCCTCTTGGTGGAAATGAAGAAGTTACAGGAAGCCACAAGGGATATGGATATGGTATGTTATGTGAACTGTTCAGTTCCATTCTTTCCATGGGTGTTACTTCGGATCATTGCTGCACATTCCCGGATAAAACAGGAATCTGTCATGGATTTATGGCAATCGATCCGGCTGCATTTGGTGATCCTCAGGCAATCCGCAGACATTTTTCAGAATACCTGGAAGCTTTGAGAGAAAGTCCGAAGGCAGAAGGCAAAGAACGTATTTATACACATGGTGAAAAAGAAGTTTTAGCAGAAAAAGAAAGAAGAAAGCATGGATTACCTGTAAACGATAATACGATGGTCGAACTTGCTAATCTGTGTGGATATCTCAAACTTGACTTTGATAAATATTTTGACGGATATGAGCTTCCAAAAGACAGCAAATTCTTTACAGGAAATTATTAA
- a CDS encoding DUF554 family protein, translating into MILSLALGALPGNIIDLDTQFERFGEWLKHKTGSDGLIYYRTCMCYINYHMVWSVKYRWNIKPRN; encoded by the coding sequence ATGATTTTATCGTTGGCATTAGGTGCATTGCCAGGAAACATTATTGATCTGGATACACAATTTGAACGCTTTGGCGAGTGGCTTAAGCATAAGACAGGCAGTGACGGTCTAATATATTATAGAACTTGCATGTGTTACATCAACTACCATATGGTATGGTCGGTGAAATACCGGTGGAATATAAAACCCAGAAATTGA
- a CDS encoding chromate transporter, with protein sequence MIYLKLFLNFFMIGTLSFGGGYGMISLVRDTVLSNEWLTESEFMNFIAVSESTPGSIAVNIATFIGSSQGGLFGAFVATLGVVLPSFFIILLIAAVLKNLMKYAGVNAFLSGVRPCVVAMILATGINMALPTLAGYVSKNTNQPETFHPDMRSVSVFLILITIHFLYKKIQKRNPSPILMILLSAGLGILFWK encoded by the coding sequence ATGATCTATCTGAAATTATTTCTGAACTTTTTTATGATTGGTACGCTTTCTTTTGGTGGCGGATATGGGATGATCTCACTGGTGCGGGATACGGTACTGTCCAATGAATGGCTTACGGAAAGTGAGTTTATGAATTTCATCGCTGTTTCTGAATCTACTCCCGGATCTATCGCTGTTAATATAGCAACTTTTATCGGTTCCTCACAGGGCGGGCTTTTCGGAGCATTTGTGGCAACTCTTGGTGTAGTTTTGCCATCCTTTTTTATTATCCTGCTGATCGCAGCAGTTCTGAAAAACCTTATGAAATATGCAGGTGTGAATGCTTTTCTGTCCGGTGTGCGTCCCTGTGTAGTGGCAATGATCCTGGCAACCGGGATCAATATGGCGCTGCCGACACTTGCAGGATATGTATCAAAAAACACAAATCAACCTGAGACTTTTCACCCCGATATGCGTTCTGTCAGTGTATTTCTGATACTTATTACCATTCATTTCCTGTATAAAAAAATCCAGAAAAGAAATCCATCACCAATTCTGATGATCCTGCTGTCTGCAGGACTGGGGATTCTCTTCTGGAAATAA
- the rlmD gene encoding 23S rRNA (uracil(1939)-C(5))-methyltransferase RlmD, with product MEEKLKKCTVSKKCGSCQYQGISYKEQLAVKQKKMNKLLKKFANVKPIIGMENPFYYRNKVHAVFDRDRKGNIICGTYEAKTHKVVPVEECLIEDKISQEIIRTIRDMLKSFKIKTYDEDTGYGLLRHVLVRRGFSTGEIMVVLVAASPIFPSKNNFVKALRKKYPQITTVVLNVNDKKTSMVLGERDIVLYGKGFIRDNLCGCSFRISPQSFYQVNPVQTEILYKTAIEYAGLGRKETVIDAYCGIGTIGLVAAGKAKNVIGVELNPDAVHDAKINARENKITNTRFYQGDAGEFMEKMAEEGERADVVFMDPPRTGSDKKFMSSVIKLAPSRIVYISCGPESLARDLEYFTEHGYTVRKIQPVDMFSFTDHCENVVLLRRK from the coding sequence ATGGAAGAAAAATTAAAAAAATGTACAGTATCAAAAAAATGTGGAAGTTGCCAGTATCAGGGGATTTCCTATAAAGAACAGCTTGCAGTCAAGCAGAAAAAAATGAATAAACTTTTGAAGAAATTTGCAAATGTAAAACCGATCATTGGCATGGAAAACCCTTTCTATTACAGGAATAAAGTCCATGCTGTTTTTGACCGGGACAGAAAAGGAAATATTATATGTGGTACTTATGAAGCGAAGACTCACAAGGTGGTTCCGGTAGAAGAATGTCTGATCGAGGATAAGATCAGTCAGGAGATCATCCGTACCATCAGAGATATGCTGAAATCTTTTAAGATCAAAACTTACGACGAAGATACAGGATATGGATTATTGCGTCATGTACTGGTGAGAAGAGGATTTTCTACAGGAGAGATCATGGTAGTTCTGGTAGCTGCGTCTCCCATTTTCCCTTCGAAGAACAATTTTGTGAAAGCTTTGAGAAAAAAATATCCGCAGATTACAACAGTAGTGCTGAATGTAAATGACAAAAAAACCAGTATGGTTCTTGGAGAAAGGGACATTGTGCTCTATGGAAAGGGATTTATCAGAGATAATCTTTGCGGATGTTCGTTTAGAATATCTCCACAGTCATTTTATCAGGTAAATCCGGTGCAGACAGAAATTCTGTACAAAACGGCCATTGAGTATGCAGGACTTGGAAGGAAAGAAACCGTTATCGATGCATATTGCGGGATTGGAACGATCGGGCTTGTGGCTGCCGGCAAGGCGAAAAATGTGATTGGTGTGGAACTGAATCCTGATGCTGTTCATGATGCGAAAATCAATGCGAGGGAAAATAAGATAACCAATACACGTTTTTATCAGGGAGATGCAGGAGAATTTATGGAAAAAATGGCAGAAGAGGGTGAGCGTGCAGATGTAGTATTTATGGATCCTCCCCGTACTGGCAGTGATAAGAAATTCATGTCTTCTGTGATCAAACTGGCGCCTTCAAGAATTGTTTACATTTCCTGTGGCCCGGAATCTCTGGCAAGGGATCTGGAATATTTTACCGAACACGGCTATACAGTCAGGAAGATTCAGCCGGTAGATATGTTTAGTTTTACAGATCATTGTGAAAATGTAGTGTTACTTCGTCGTAAATAA
- a CDS encoding threonine/serine exporter family protein: MITTVIQLITGAIGSVGFGILFHMKNKYLPLAAAGGFLSWMFFLLGKGLWGEVFQPSLLAGFIADVYAEILARICKETSTSFFVTSVIPLIPGSTLYYCMNSIVEGNTVQALEYGRDTFLFAFGIAAGMSIAWAICYFFRSIKKK, encoded by the coding sequence ATGATAACAACAGTGATACAGCTGATCACCGGAGCCATTGGTTCTGTGGGATTTGGAATTCTCTTTCATATGAAAAATAAGTATCTGCCTCTGGCAGCAGCTGGTGGTTTTTTAAGCTGGATGTTCTTCCTGCTGGGAAAGGGACTTTGGGGAGAGGTTTTTCAGCCATCATTACTGGCTGGATTTATTGCAGATGTGTATGCGGAAATTCTTGCAAGAATCTGCAAAGAGACTTCTACTTCCTTTTTCGTCACATCCGTGATTCCTCTCATTCCAGGAAGCACACTTTATTACTGTATGAACAGTATTGTAGAGGGAAATACAGTGCAGGCACTGGAATATGGACGGGATACTTTTCTTTTTGCTTTTGGAATTGCGGCAGGGATGAGTATTGCGTGGGCGATTTGCTATTTTTTCAGAAGTATAAAGAAAAAATAG
- a CDS encoding threonine/serine exporter family protein: protein MHTSKDYLHIFLDMGDALLNSGAEIFRVEDTLNRMGYACGAAQMNVFVITSSIVITMEFPGEGARTQTRRIREGGGNDFTKLEQLNDLSRRFCKHPVSAAELREEFDKINTNKPHPFCKLLGSLLAACSFALFYGGSIPDMIAAGLGAALIWGLQQYLRPVCMNEVTFQFAASFLTGCAICGFTLLCPSLHMDKIMIGDIMLLIPGLMSTNAIRDVLIGDTLSGIIRLITALLLAAALALGFMGAIILFGRLGL, encoded by the coding sequence ATGCATACATCAAAAGATTATTTGCATATTTTTCTCGATATGGGTGATGCACTGTTAAACAGTGGTGCGGAAATTTTTCGTGTGGAGGATACATTGAATCGAATGGGTTATGCCTGTGGTGCTGCTCAGATGAATGTTTTTGTGATCACTTCAAGCATTGTTATTACTATGGAATTTCCAGGAGAGGGAGCACGGACGCAGACCCGCAGGATCCGGGAAGGTGGCGGAAATGATTTCACGAAGCTGGAGCAGCTGAATGACCTGAGCCGTCGTTTCTGTAAGCATCCTGTTTCAGCGGCAGAGCTTCGGGAAGAATTTGATAAAATCAATACAAATAAACCACATCCCTTCTGTAAACTTCTCGGAAGTCTTCTGGCGGCCTGCAGTTTTGCACTTTTCTATGGCGGGAGTATTCCAGATATGATTGCAGCAGGGCTTGGAGCTGCTCTTATCTGGGGCTTGCAGCAGTATCTTCGTCCGGTGTGTATGAATGAAGTGACTTTTCAGTTTGCAGCATCGTTTCTCACGGGCTGTGCAATTTGTGGATTTACATTACTTTGCCCATCTCTCCATATGGACAAGATTATGATCGGTGACATCATGCTCCTGATCCCGGGACTGATGTCAACAAATGCAATCCGGGATGTCCTTATTGGTGATACACTTTCCGGAATTATCCGTCTGATCACGGCATTACTTCTGGCTGCGGCGTTGGCACTTGGATTTATGGGGGCAATCATTCTGTTTGGGAGGCTGGGACTTTGA
- a CDS encoding FadR/GntR family transcriptional regulator yields the protein MDAAEDEKIRGKLDCELHQKIAKIADNPMIYSVLAAADQLTENIVSGTRDYIMKKNNSAREVDEQHHRLVEAIINGDAEQAKRCMSEHMDTIERYMEEMPKKS from the coding sequence GTGGACGCCGCAGAAGATGAAAAGATACGGGGGAAACTGGATTGCGAACTTCACCAGAAGATTGCAAAGATCGCAGATAACCCGATGATTTACAGTGTCCTTGCGGCAGCGGATCAGCTTACGGAGAATATTGTTTCCGGGACGAGAGACTACATTATGAAAAAGAATAATTCTGCCAGAGAGGTTGATGAACAGCATCATCGGCTTGTTGAGGCAATCATCAACGGAGATGCAGAACAGGCGAAACGATGTATGTCCGAACATATGGATACGATTGAACGTTATATGGAAGAAATGCCAAAAAAATCCTAA
- a CDS encoding NAD(P)-dependent malic enzyme, which produces MDYAKESLRLHGEWKGKIEVVTRVPVENKDDLSLAYTPGVAQPCLEIQKDVNKSYELTRRWNMCLVVTDGSAVLGLGNIGPEAGMPVMEGKCVLFKAFGDVDAFPLCIKSNDVDEIVNTIYMISGSFGGVNLEDISAPRCFEIEKKLKEKCDIPIFHDDQHGTAIITLAGLTNALKVVGKKKEDVHVVMNGAGAAAISIARLLLTAGFKNITLCDRKGAIFEGRPEGMNPIKDEMSKVTNLDKKAGSLADMLVGADVFIGVSAPGAVTTEMVKTMNKDAIVFACANPTPEIFPDDAKAGGAKVVSTGRSDFPNQINNVLAFPGIFRGAFDVRAKEINDEMKLAASEALANLITDEELSPEYIIPKAFDKRVGPAVAKAVAEAANRTGVARIKKNTI; this is translated from the coding sequence ATGGATTATGCAAAAGAATCTTTAAGACTGCATGGAGAATGGAAAGGTAAGATTGAAGTTGTAACAAGAGTACCTGTAGAAAATAAGGATGATCTGTCACTTGCTTATACACCTGGAGTTGCACAGCCTTGTCTGGAAATCCAGAAGGATGTAAACAAATCCTACGAACTCACAAGAAGATGGAACATGTGTCTGGTAGTTACAGACGGTTCTGCTGTTCTTGGACTTGGAAACATTGGACCGGAAGCCGGAATGCCGGTTATGGAAGGTAAATGTGTCCTTTTCAAGGCATTTGGTGATGTAGATGCATTTCCACTCTGCATTAAAAGCAACGATGTGGACGAAATTGTAAATACAATCTATATGATCTCCGGTTCCTTTGGTGGAGTAAACCTGGAAGATATTTCCGCACCGAGATGTTTCGAAATTGAAAAGAAACTGAAAGAAAAATGTGATATTCCGATCTTCCATGATGACCAGCATGGTACTGCGATCATCACACTGGCAGGTCTTACCAATGCACTTAAAGTTGTTGGCAAAAAGAAAGAGGATGTCCATGTTGTAATGAACGGAGCAGGAGCAGCAGCAATCTCTATCGCTCGTCTGCTTCTCACAGCCGGATTTAAGAATATCACACTCTGTGACAGAAAGGGTGCGATCTTTGAGGGACGTCCGGAAGGAATGAATCCAATCAAAGATGAAATGAGCAAGGTGACCAATCTGGATAAGAAAGCAGGTTCTCTGGCAGATATGCTGGTCGGCGCAGATGTATTTATCGGTGTTTCCGCACCGGGTGCCGTTACAACAGAGATGGTTAAGACCATGAATAAGGATGCAATTGTTTTTGCATGTGCAAACCCGACTCCGGAGATATTCCCGGATGACGCAAAGGCAGGCGGAGCAAAAGTTGTTTCCACAGGAAGAAGTGATTTCCCGAACCAGATCAACAACGTACTTGCTTTTCCGGGAATTTTTCGTGGCGCATTTGATGTGAGAGCAAAAGAGATCAATGATGAAATGAAACTGGCAGCGTCTGAAGCACTTGCAAATCTGATCACAGATGAGGAACTTTCTCCGGAATATATCATTCCGAAGGCATTCGATAAGAGAGTAGGACCGGCGGTAGCCAAAGCGGTTGCGGAGGCAGCAAATAGAACCGGCGTAGCCCGTATTAAAAAAAATACAATTTAA
- the tpiA gene encoding triose-phosphate isomerase encodes MARKKIIAGNWKMNMTPSEAVKLVETLKPLVVNDEVDVVFCVPAIDIIPVVEAAKGTNIQVGAENMYFEEKGAYTGEISPAMLVDAGVKYVVLGHSERREYFGETNEDVNKKILKAFEHGITPIMCCGETLTQREQGVTMDFIRQQVKVGFQGVTADQAKTAVIAYEPIWAIGTGKTATTEQAQEVCAGIRACIAEIYDEATAEAIRIQYGGSVNPATAPDLFVQNDIDGGLVGGASLKADFGKIVNYK; translated from the coding sequence ATGGCAAGAAAGAAAATTATCGCTGGTAACTGGAAAATGAACATGACACCAAGCGAAGCCGTTAAATTAGTAGAAACATTAAAACCATTAGTAGTTAATGACGAAGTAGACGTAGTATTCTGCGTACCTGCAATCGACATTATCCCGGTAGTAGAAGCTGCTAAAGGAACAAACATTCAGGTTGGCGCTGAGAACATGTACTTCGAAGAGAAAGGTGCATACACAGGAGAAATCTCCCCTGCAATGCTCGTAGATGCTGGCGTTAAATATGTTGTTCTCGGACATTCCGAAAGAAGAGAATACTTCGGAGAAACAAACGAAGACGTTAACAAGAAGATCCTCAAAGCTTTCGAACATGGAATCACACCAATCATGTGCTGCGGCGAAACTCTTACTCAGAGAGAGCAGGGCGTAACAATGGATTTCATCCGTCAGCAGGTTAAAGTGGGATTCCAGGGTGTTACAGCAGATCAGGCTAAGACAGCAGTTATCGCTTACGAGCCAATCTGGGCAATCGGAACAGGTAAAACAGCTACAACTGAGCAGGCTCAGGAAGTATGCGCTGGTATTCGTGCATGCATCGCTGAAATCTATGATGAAGCAACAGCAGAAGCAATTCGCATCCAGTACGGCGGATCTGTAAATCCTGCAACAGCACCTGACTTATTCGTTCAGAACGATATCGACGGCGGACTTGTAGGTGGCGCTTCTCTGAAAGCTGATTTCGGAAAGATCGTTAACTACAAATAA
- a CDS encoding NAD(P)/FAD-dependent oxidoreductase, with translation MKYDVIIIGAGPGGIFSAYELMEQNKDLKIAVFEEGNPLNKRHCPIDGKKVKTCIKCKTCSIMSGFGGAGAFSDGKYNITNDFGGTLYEHIGKKEAIDLMRYVDDVNVAYGGQNTKMYSTAGTKFKKLCMQNKLKLLDASVRHLGTDINYVVLENLYAKLKEHVDFYFNTPVERLELLDGGYRIITKDASYDCSKCIVSVGRSGSKWMEQVCKELDIPTKSNRVDLGVRVELPAVIFSHLTDELYESKIVYRTEKFEDNVRTFCMNPYGIVVNENTNGIVTANGHSYEDVSKQTENTNFALLVAKHFSDPFKDSNGYGESIARLSNMLGGGVIVQRFGDLVRGRRSTVARIEEGMVRPTLAATPGDLSLVLPKRILDGIIEMIYALDKIAPGTANDDTLLYGVEVKFYNMEVEIDENLESKYKGLYIIGDGSGVTHSLSHASASGVYVARQIVNNL, from the coding sequence ATGAAATATGATGTGATCATCATTGGCGCAGGGCCTGGAGGGATTTTCTCTGCCTACGAACTGATGGAACAGAATAAAGATTTAAAAATCGCGGTTTTCGAAGAGGGAAATCCGCTGAACAAACGTCATTGTCCCATCGATGGCAAGAAAGTAAAAACCTGTATTAAATGCAAAACCTGTTCTATCATGAGCGGTTTCGGCGGTGCCGGTGCCTTCTCTGATGGTAAATACAATATTACCAATGACTTCGGCGGTACACTTTATGAACATATCGGCAAAAAAGAGGCCATTGATCTGATGCGTTATGTGGATGATGTAAACGTAGCTTACGGCGGACAGAATACAAAAATGTATTCCACTGCTGGAACCAAGTTCAAAAAGCTCTGTATGCAGAACAAATTAAAACTTCTGGATGCTTCTGTTCGTCACCTTGGTACAGATATTAACTATGTGGTTCTGGAAAACCTTTATGCCAAATTAAAAGAACATGTGGATTTCTATTTCAACACTCCTGTAGAGCGTCTGGAACTTCTGGATGGCGGATACCGTATTATCACCAAAGATGCTTCTTACGACTGCAGCAAATGTATTGTTTCTGTGGGACGAAGCGGAAGCAAATGGATGGAACAGGTCTGTAAGGAACTGGATATTCCTACCAAATCCAACCGCGTGGACCTGGGTGTACGTGTAGAGCTTCCTGCTGTAATCTTTTCCCATCTTACAGATGAACTTTATGAGAGTAAGATTGTTTACAGAACTGAGAAATTCGAAGACAATGTCAGAACCTTCTGCATGAACCCGTACGGCATCGTTGTAAACGAAAACACCAATGGTATTGTAACAGCCAACGGACACAGTTATGAAGATGTTTCCAAGCAGACTGAAAATACAAACTTCGCACTTCTGGTTGCCAAACATTTCTCAGATCCGTTCAAGGACAGTAATGGATACGGTGAGAGCATTGCCCGCCTTTCCAATATGCTGGGCGGCGGTGTGATCGTACAGCGTTTCGGGGATCTGGTACGCGGAAGAAGAAGTACTGTGGCACGTATTGAAGAAGGTATGGTACGTCCTACTCTAGCAGCCACACCTGGTGATCTGAGCCTGGTTCTTCCGAAACGTATTCTGGATGGCATCATCGAAATGATCTATGCCCTAGATAAAATTGCACCCGGAACAGCTAATGACGATACTCTTCTCTACGGCGTAGAAGTTAAATTCTACAATATGGAAGTGGAAATTGATGAAAATCTGGAGAGTAAATATAAAGGACTTTATATCATCGGAGACGGAAGCGGCGTTACCCATTCTCTGTCCCATGCATCTGCAAGTGGTGTATATGTAGCACGACAGATCGTGAATAATCTGTAA
- a CDS encoding GNAT family N-acetyltransferase, whose product MEIRKASFKDIDEIMQIYDHAKVFMRENGNKDQWEDGYPGRKLIEEGLDRTYLCVENGRTACVFYYAAEEDEDYRQINGRWLNEEPYAVVHRVASTGIVKGAAVFCLNWAYEQTPNLRMDTYSDNIPMQNLLKKCGFQYCGSFERLGSEKWMAYQKV is encoded by the coding sequence ATGGAAATCAGGAAAGCATCTTTTAAGGATATAGATGAAATCATGCAAATATATGATCATGCGAAAGTGTTCATGAGAGAAAACGGAAATAAGGATCAGTGGGAAGACGGCTATCCGGGCAGGAAACTGATCGAGGAAGGACTGGACAGAACTTATCTGTGTGTAGAAAATGGCAGAACCGCCTGTGTATTTTACTATGCAGCAGAAGAGGATGAAGACTACAGACAGATCAATGGCAGATGGCTCAATGAAGAACCCTATGCAGTAGTTCATAGAGTAGCTTCAACGGGAATTGTGAAAGGAGCAGCGGTCTTTTGCTTGAACTGGGCTTACGAACAGACACCTAATCTCAGGATGGATACCTACAGCGACAATATTCCCATGCAGAATCTGCTGAAAAAGTGTGGATTTCAGTACTGTGGTTCCTTTGAACGTTTGGGTTCTGAGAAGTGGATGGCATACCAGAAAGTATGA